The segment ATTTACTTTTTTAGTGTAAGGAcagtaggtgtttttttttttgttgttattgtttttggtgtgtgtgtgtctgtgtgcctaCACACTTTGAAAGGGCAAATTTAATCCTgacaatatttgatatttttaattgaggCCATTACTGGACAATGAGGCTCTAAATGACTTGTTTCATGTTTAATACAAcgattagattttttaaattgccagTGCTTTCTCTGCAGTCTTCTATTTGACCTCACTATGTGACATGATTACATCCTTTCCCCCATCTCAGTATGCCTTTTGttgaaaataatgcatttgattAAACCTGCTTCTGTGTTGAGAAGATGCTAATCTAGTTATTACAACCTCTCctgtcttcttttgtctttattttaatgcAAGTTCAAGCCCAAATGCAGTAAATGCTCACTTGTATGATTATGGGTacctactgtttttttttttttttttgtatgggtGGGGCCTCAAAGGAGATGGAAAACCTTTCTCATTGCAGAGCCTCTGTTGGAATAATCCTGTTTCATAAAATAGAATTCACTTTTAAGTTGAGTTTGGCTTTCCATACTGTTCCTGAAAGCTGAGTGACTATCAAGTGGGCAAGCCATAGTTAGTTACTTGTTCTGGGAACATAGGGAGTTGCCTTACAGGGGGTAATTATGTTGCCAATTTCTAGGTTTAAATAtatcacacatacatgcatatttacatacatacatacacacaagcatacaATTTGACAAGGAAGTGGTTATGGACCTACCTtggactgttttaaaaatatagcagGAAACAtcagaaaaggcaaaagacaCAGAGAAGACTCTCCTGAGACCATTGCTCAAGGACCCCCTGCCTGGTGAAGAGAATgatctctcagttttctttttaggAATCTGAGAGCAGCTCCCTTAAGAAAGGTTGCTCACCAGGTTTTTATTGTTTGACTTCTTCACACAACCGATTGGCTCCACCCTGCGCCCTTTGAAACAGCAAATTCTCTCCATACAGAGAAACCTACCACGCAGTctcttaaataagtaaataaacaacatatatatgttttgttttaaaaaaaacttttaaagcaaaagttatacatatataatagcgTCCTTTCGAGGTGAAATACCCACGGGAGATTCAGGGGAGGCGCTCAGCGTGCAGTTCAGGTTCTGGAGGCATCTTTGCAGCAAAATCCTTGGGAAAAAGCAAAGCAAGAGGACGTGTAACTGGGTCGGGCCTCACCGCAGGCCCCTGTGGTAGCAGCCGGATGGCGCCGGTGGAGCAGGTCAGGCGTAGGGCGGACATGGCAACCAAGCCCGCGGGTCCCTGGCCACCTGGATTCGCTGGGTTGCTTGGTCtctcatcctttctctctctttcatttatttgtctcgttttttttttttttttaatatacgcCGAATTCTGTTTCTTAATATAATTGGTGGGCAACTCAGATGTCACACTCGCTGTCACTGGAAGTGATGGAGATGGCCGAAGTGGCTGCCTTGCTGGACAGGCTGGCGGCAGGGCTGGCGGCGGCACCCAGCACCTCGGGCGTGCCCTCTTCCTCGGCCCTTAGCGTCCTGCCGGACCCCTGCGACAGGACCTGCTGCTGAAGTCTACcgggaaggaaaagaaactggTCACTGCGCAAAACTAGCCACTGACctcccccccactcccaccccttgGTCCACATCCTTTAAGCCCAGCAGTCAGCCCCTCTCCCTCTGACCCGGGCAGAGGCTGGGTAGGAGGCCTTTGGCCACTGCTCCGGGAGCCTTGTGGTTGCTCCATCGTCCTTCTTAGTCCTTTCTTGGCTCCCTGTCTCCCACTCTTTGGGATGCTGTGCTCACAAGGTCATTCCTGGTTGTTGGTCACCTTTGGGAGATTTACAATACTGTCAGGATAAATGAGACGTCAGTGACAAGGACAGATGAGACTCTGGGCCATGAGACCCCTTTCCCAGCTTGtgtctgccttgggcccacctcTGTGCCAGTACCCGGGAGGCCAAGTCTGCCCCAAACTAGAGGCAGAAAGGGCAGCCTGATGGTTCCCAGGAGGGTTTGGGCCTGGGAGAAGAGGTTGGGTTCTTGGCCAAAATATTTGAGATCCACACACTGGGGAATGAAAAACCTCTGCCAAGTAGTTTGCTGTTTGAGACAGGGCTGCCCACCCATAGGAAGAGCAGAATTCGATCAAAGTGTTAGAGAAGGATGCCTTTGGACTTTAAAATGACAACACTAAACTGCCTCATTGCtaacaagccaggcttcacctaATAAATAATAGGAGCTTCAGCCTAGGCTGACAAGAATTAACCTTGGGCCTTGCGGTCTCTAGTTGTTTCtggggttttaatttttatttctttctccctctcattGTAGCCTTGGTATGGTGACTGGAACCAGCTTCAGGAGCGACCCCCAGGTGGCGAAAACCAGACAGAAAGGGTGGGGAATCCAGAGCCCGGAAGGAAACCCCCACCCAGGATCCCAGAACGCAGTGAGGTCACACCCAAGACCTCCATCCCATCCCAATTCCTGCGGAATCCAAGTCTCCAGGCCTTCGGTAAGCGCGCCGAGGGTGCGGTCACCGACTCCCTCCCCGGTGAGTTCAAGGCTCGGAGGTCTATAGGTACCGACCTGTTTTTGGCTGCAGCTGCCCGATCCCTTTGCCGGCGGTTTTTGAACCAGTTGCCCACCTGCGTAGGGGTCAGTCCGGTTGCCTGGGCGAGCTCACGCTTTTTGCTTGGGTTGGGGTAGGGGTCCTGCAGGTACCATTCCCGCAGCAGGTGCCGCGTGCGCTCCTTGAAGCAGTGTGTCTTCTGTTCGCCGTCCCAGATGGTGCGCGGCAGCGGGAACTTCTTCCTCACGCGGTACTTATCCACCGGCCCCAAGGGCCGTCCACGCAGCTTCTCAGCCTCCTGGTAATGAGCTTCGAGCCACAGCGCCTGCAGTTTGGCGTGAGACTCCTTGGTGAACTTGTGGTTTTCCAGGATATGGTAGAGCTCACGGTAGTTGCCACCGTGAAAGGCCACGATGGCTCGTGCGCGCAGCACAGATTCATTCTTGTTGAGCGCCTCGCAGGCCGCAGGGGCCACAGGCAGCGACCAGAGGAAGCGACCCAGGCGCTCCACGTCGCCACTCTCCTCTAGAGTCTCGCATACCCCGGCCACTTGCTGGGGACTGAAATTCAAAATAGGCAGCTGGAACATCGAGGCAGCGCCGGCGACAGCGGAGGCGCTGAGTCCGGAGCGGGACACGCAGCAGATGCCCACGGACCCGGCCGGGTGCGTCAGGCTCTCCTTGGTGAAAGCGGCTCGGGGCAACCGGGATGCACGGCCAGGGCAGCGGCGCAACCGCAGGGAGCAAGCGAGCGGGAGGGATTGGAGGAGGTGCCGACTCCGCAGCTCCGGTTCGGCTCGGCTCCGTTAGGGCACGCAGGCCAGCTAGCCGGCGCCGCTACTGGGGTGGGCGGATTGGCCGCGCGGGCGCCATGGAGACCCCCTGTCAGTCACTGGCCGGCTCTGCCAATCAAGACTGCGACCGGAGCGCCCAGGCCATTTCAGCACCTCCCCGCTCTCGACAGCGCCCGCCGTTCTCCGGTGGACTTCGCGGTATTTTGTAGaacttggaggaggaaaagacGGGCCAGTGGATGGGAGAGAAAGACAGGCGAGAGTCGAGCCGCAGCCTTTCGCTACCACCCCCAGCCCtgttcctccctcttccctgcaaccccccaccctcaccccccgcAAGAGGCGGTGATGTTGCAGAAATCCACTTTGGGGCGAGGCGCTGCCTGGGTCAAGAGGCCTCCAGAGGACAAAGAGGACTGGGCCAAAACGAAATCCTCTGAGAAAACTCACTAAATTTAGTTGTAACGAAACAGGAAACCTTGAAGGGGAACACGAAAAGGGAGGGTGGGGAAGTGGATCATCCCTTTTTCTTGCCTGTACCCATCTCGGCATGCCTTTCCAGCTGCCAAAGCAGTCGAGTGGGAACCGAATCTGAAGCAGAACGAACCGACCTGGGACCTGTAGGAGAGGTCAGTTTGGACTCTACCCCCATCACCTTCAAAAGCCtcctaaaatcatttaaaatccgAGCTAGGACGCTCTTACTTCTGAAAACCCAGGCGCTGACCATGAAGTGAAGCACTCGCAACAAAAGGGGCGCTGCACACCCCAAGTTtatacttttcagtttttctccccAGTTTAATGGACTTGAACAAATGTGTAGCATAGCCACATCTAGAGTGAGAAGTCACTGGTAGGTCAGGACAGCAACTTAAAAGCTTATTTCAaagacctttttaaaaagtattgattTGCTCTTCTTGCAGGCTAATTTTGCCATACCCTCTGTTAGAATATTTAACTCTTGAGCTGGGGATAGAAAATCTAAACTTGGCCTTTGGGCCCATAATTCAGTAAAAGTGAAATAGAGAAGAGGGAACCACACTAATAGAGAAGGGGGTGCAGAAAGTGCTTATTAAGCCGCTGGGCACTGATTCCTCCTCAAGAGAGGAAGGGCCTTCTTGGCGGCTTGGGGCCAGCAGTTGAATTGATAACTATTGATTCCCAGTTGACATCTTCATCATACCGTTTTCTGAGAAGTAGGTCAAAAGTAACTACCATCTCACCTGGCTTTTAATAAGGGTTTgtttaatttgaagaaaataattggGAGAGGGGAATCCGACAAAATGCCTGGAAAAACCATCTTTGGAGGGCCATCCTTAGAAAGGAATCAGATGGGAATGTTCACTGCCGAACTGGACTGGGCCCGGCTGTCTTTTATTTAGTATCAAGTACAATTTGTATGCGGCTTGTACAGCTTTGGTAAATCAGAAGGCAGATAGATAGCACAGATGGTTGGAGGTGTCGGGTCAGATCATGCTACGCCTGAGTGCAGGGCAAAGCTCGTTCTGACGGAAAACCCTGATATTATTTTCACAGATCTTCACagttcactcaaaaaaaaaaaaaaaaaattgcaaaggggaagaaaaaaagcccTGCAACCATTTACATCATTTCTGTGAGATTGCCAGCCGCCTCAATGGAAAGACTTTCTTTTCTAAGAGCTTATTTTCATGGAATCCGACAGGGCAGGGGCAAAATAGAGAGGGTGATGAGGATAATGTCAAAGCACAAATCTTCTCTAGCTTGAGGAGACTTCCGAATCCGCCGCAAGTACAGCTTTTAGTGAGAAATATTGTAAACAAGGGCCAACAGTGCGCCGTGTAGAAAACCCGGCAGGCGGGGTAGGGGTGAAGCGGAACCCCAGGAGGGCTATTTCCCGGCActcctggactgcaaagaaaaGCACTCTCCCTCGCTCCGATTTGCAGAGGTTTCCTAATTTTCGCTCTCGGGGAGTCTCGCCTCTGGGCTATTCTTAGCCGATCGCTTTTAGATCGCCCTCCGCGTGCAGAAGAAGCGGAAGGTGCGCGGGACCTTGCAGCTCTGGAGCCCAGAGGGGAGCCTCAACCTCTATACCTAGCCGCTGAAGGCTAGCAGAAGTTGTGGGTGCCCCAGAGGACCGCGCCTCCGCAAGCATTTTTGCTGCAAAAATTGAAAGTGATGAATTCCGGCTTCTTACCCTAAGTCTTTGTGAGCAAGTCTTGTAATTTTCGGAGCCTGGGTGCCCTATCCAGAAAATGGGAACGTTTATTTCCAGATGTCCCCTCTGGCTTCTGCGCATCTGGGGCTCTCGAGCGAATGGGACCGAAAGCCTAGGTTGGCCACGGTGGAGGGTCGGGAAAAGGGCGCTGGCTGCAGCCGCGGAGTCCGAACCCCGCCTGCCGCGACGTCTGGGCGCCAGGGCGCGCGAGTTCTCAGAAGAGTTTGGAGGTCCGGGTCTACGGTCTGGACATCCTATCTTCACCAGCGCAGGGGACTTCGCTTAATTTTATTAACTCAAGGGAAATAAACTTCTTTAGGGCACACTGCGATCGCGTATTCGTGCATCAGCTACATTCTGGGAAGGGACAAACGGAAGGAATTTGTGAGCTCTCATCCTGAAAATGAGAGAAGCTGCGAGGATTCCCTTAGAAATAACTCCGCTGTGAGGAGGATGACCCCACTCCACGATTGAAGCGCACTTTCCCGGGTTTGCTAGGTGAAGACTGgatcttttcttaattttgcGGAGGGAAAGAGTTTTACCAATTTGGGGACTTAGCGCCAACCTTGCAGGCAACTCACTACCCATTTTTATTATGTGCTTGACCGGGAAACTTGGAAGGAGTAGCAGCAGCCTTTGGGCCCATCTGGGCAGGTTTGCAACTTTCTGTGGTTGGTTTGCAGTTAGTAGTAGATTCGAGAGGCCTTGGATTCTCGCCGGAAATCCCTAGATGGCTATTCTTTCTGCAAACTCAAGATTTACTTTATagagaaaaatttggaaaaagcatGTAGAAGACAATGCCCTGCTCCCACCCCCGGGGAAAATTCTGTGTCTAATTGTTCAGTTCCGAGGCAACAGGGCAAAGTGCCTCCAGGGAGCTGTGAGGTTCATACCAGAAATCTCCAGAATTCAGTCTGGGACTTCTTGCACTTACCCGTCTCCCCTTGTTTTGCCCCTTCTATGATTTTGCTCTCTAGAGGAGAGGGACATTTGGAGCCCAGGTTACACTGCTGAAAGATTTACCAGTGGAGACCAGTGTGTAGAGATCAATACATTCTTATGTCTAGTTTCTACTCTCTTGTCttgttttgtcttcctttttttatttttgacttttcataaatcaagctataaaataaatgacgtctttgttttctttcctataCAATTCACATAGTCAGGGATTTTACAGATATAGTAACTGAATGCATCTGAATTCCTTGATAAAGACTTTTGTGCTGCATGTGAGAGTCACAGGCTGGCTGACAATGAGGTCCCAGCCTTTTGTGTATGTCCATTTTGACTTTGGGGGGAGAGGTCTTTGTTTCCCTTTCCTGAGCCTCAAAGCCATGTGTTGCAGATAGATgagaataatgtaaaaaaaaaaaaaaaaaatctaagattaaAAAGGCAGTTTACTGTCTTCGAAGTTACAGTATTAAAATTTCACACTCATCTATTCATGCACTTAGTATTCTGATTTTCAGATGATAccatatacatatagatatatgtttgtttatgtatttggtGGTCCAGATCTCCAGATTATGAAATTAATTTAGTATCCTAGTTCTAAAGTACCAACTATCCTAATAAGTTAGGAAATCTATCTTTCATGCATTCCTGTCCTTCCTGTTTACACCTGTAACAAAGAACAGAGATGCCTCTTTTTATTCCTAAGAAAAAACACCATTTGAGAAATGTTTTGTCGATTTCCTGGTGCTGTAAAATTAACTGACaaaaaaatattacaataaaaaatgtttatctaATTTTAAGAGATTGGgctattttgttattatttccatAATTATTCCCCATCTAGTTTTTAAAT is part of the Bubalus bubalis isolate 160015118507 breed Murrah chromosome 11, NDDB_SH_1, whole genome shotgun sequence genome and harbors:
- the SIX6 gene encoding homeobox protein SIX6, whose product is MFQLPILNFSPQQVAGVCETLEESGDVERLGRFLWSLPVAPAACEALNKNESVLRARAIVAFHGGNYRELYHILENHKFTKESHAKLQALWLEAHYQEAEKLRGRPLGPVDKYRVRKKFPLPRTIWDGEQKTHCFKERTRHLLREWYLQDPYPNPSKKRELAQATGLTPTQVGNWFKNRRQRDRAAAAKNRLQQQVLSQGSGRTLRAEEEGTPEVLGAAASPAASLSSKAATSAISITSSDSECDI